One window of Agromyces rhizosphaerae genomic DNA carries:
- a CDS encoding antibiotic biosynthesis monooxygenase: MPSTPITVSIRREVDPDRIPEVTAWVQAGVNLANRYPGFLGSGWIRSGAESHVWYMLYRFTSEQTLAAWEGSPERTWWLSTGEGLIRSERSTRRTGIEGWFDEPTGSTPTVDEPALPPAPPRWKQAVTIWLGFFPVNLVFSYLVGGIPGWEALPIWLHSLALTLVLTPLMTYFVLPWVTRLLQPWLHRAR; the protein is encoded by the coding sequence ATGCCCTCCACGCCGATCACCGTGTCCATCCGCCGCGAGGTCGACCCCGACCGCATCCCCGAGGTGACCGCGTGGGTGCAGGCAGGCGTGAACCTGGCGAACCGGTACCCCGGCTTCCTCGGCTCCGGGTGGATCCGGTCCGGCGCAGAGTCGCACGTCTGGTACATGCTCTACCGGTTCACGAGCGAGCAGACGCTGGCCGCGTGGGAAGGCTCGCCCGAACGCACATGGTGGCTCTCGACCGGCGAGGGCCTCATCCGCTCGGAGCGCAGCACGCGCCGCACCGGCATCGAGGGCTGGTTCGACGAGCCGACGGGTTCGACCCCCACGGTGGACGAACCCGCGCTGCCGCCGGCACCGCCGCGCTGGAAGCAGGCGGTCACCATCTGGCTCGGCTTCTTCCCGGTGAACCTCGTGTTCTCGTATCTGGTGGGCGGCATCCCGGGCTGGGAGGCGCTGCCGATCTGGCTGCACTCGCTCGCGCTCACGCTCGTGCTCACGCCGCTCATGACCTACTTCGTGCTGCCCTGGGTCACGCGCCTGCTCCAGCCGTGGCTGCATCGCGCGCGCTGA
- a CDS encoding IclR family transcriptional regulator, protein MPDGSRAPKVPAADAALRILSHLATLRGPAPAASIASALDLPRSTVYHLLATLVEHGYVLHLPEERRYGLGVAAFELSSGFSRQQPLARLGAPLVAGLVDAAGESGHLAVLHGRDVLYLVEERAPRRPSLVSDVGVRLPAHLTATGRAMLAALPAPQVRALYPDASAFAPGAADGEASAWHLRRLRTVLAEVREHGYAAEDGEVTAGLGSVGVAVLDHTGWPAAAIAVTFPADRVGDARRDALIGEVDRAATELSRRIRGIGHRAAPSAGTLA, encoded by the coding sequence ATCCCGGACGGTTCGCGAGCTCCGAAGGTACCGGCGGCGGATGCCGCGCTGCGCATCCTGTCGCACCTCGCGACGCTGCGCGGCCCGGCGCCCGCCGCGTCGATCGCGTCGGCGCTCGACCTGCCGCGCTCGACCGTCTACCACCTGCTCGCGACCCTCGTCGAGCACGGCTACGTGCTGCACCTCCCCGAGGAGCGCCGGTACGGCCTCGGCGTCGCCGCGTTCGAGCTGAGCTCGGGCTTCAGCAGGCAGCAGCCGCTCGCGCGGCTCGGCGCCCCCCTCGTCGCGGGCCTCGTCGACGCCGCCGGCGAGAGCGGCCACCTCGCGGTGCTGCACGGGCGCGACGTGCTCTACCTCGTCGAGGAGCGCGCCCCGCGCCGCCCGTCGCTCGTCTCCGACGTCGGGGTGCGCCTGCCCGCGCACCTCACCGCGACCGGTCGCGCCATGCTCGCCGCGCTGCCCGCGCCGCAGGTGCGCGCGCTCTACCCGGACGCGTCGGCGTTCGCGCCCGGTGCCGCCGACGGCGAGGCATCCGCCTGGCACCTGCGCCGCCTGCGCACCGTGCTTGCGGAGGTGCGCGAGCACGGGTACGCGGCCGAGGACGGCGAGGTCACCGCGGGGCTCGGCTCGGTCGGCGTCGCCGTGCTCGACCACACGGGCTGGCCGGCCGCCGCGATCGCGGTCACCTTCCCGGCCGACCGGGTCGGCGACGCGCGACGCGACGCGCTCATCGGCGAGGTCGATCGCGCGGCGACGGAGCTCTCGCGCCGCATCCGCGGCATCGGGCACCGGGCGGCACCGTCGGCCGGCACGCTCGCCTGA
- the hutH gene encoding histidine ammonia-lyase — MRTTSSTPPVAGPAASDLPVEVLIGTGPLSIEDVVAVARHDARVALDPAALAAVDASRAIVDGLAADPEPHYGISTGFGALATTFIPGDRRAQLQASLVRSHAAGSGAEVEREVVRALQLLRLSTLMTGRTGVRSVVCETYAAMLNAGVTPIVHEFGSLGCSGDLAPLAHVALAAMGESEVRDALGRRVPAASALDAAGIAPLALREKEGLALINGTDGMLGTLALALHDLGALLTTADVAAAMSVEGLLGTDAVFADDLQALRPHPGQAASAANLRAMLAGSPIMDSHRGPECTRVQDAYSLRCAPQVHGAARDTLAHAASVARAELASAVDNPVLTPDGRVESNGNFHGAPVAYVLDFLAIAVADVASMSERRTDRFLDRARNHGLPPFLAHEVGVDSGLMIAQYTAAGIVSELKRLAVPASADSIPSSAMQEDHVSMGWAAARKLRRALDGLTRVLAIEVMTATRGLALRAPLAPAAGTGAVAGLVSGVVPGPGADRFLAPEIEAVVGLVGDGSVVVAAGGAVGPLR, encoded by the coding sequence ATGCGCACCACCTCCAGCACTCCGCCCGTCGCCGGCCCCGCGGCATCCGACCTGCCCGTCGAGGTCCTGATCGGCACCGGACCGCTCTCGATCGAGGACGTCGTCGCCGTCGCCCGCCACGACGCACGGGTCGCGCTGGACCCCGCGGCCCTCGCCGCGGTCGACGCGAGCCGCGCCATCGTCGACGGGCTCGCCGCCGACCCCGAGCCGCACTACGGCATCTCGACGGGCTTCGGGGCGCTCGCGACCACGTTCATCCCGGGCGACCGCCGCGCCCAGCTGCAGGCGAGCCTCGTGCGCTCGCACGCCGCGGGATCGGGCGCCGAGGTCGAGCGCGAGGTGGTGCGTGCGCTCCAACTGCTGCGCCTCTCCACGCTCATGACCGGCCGCACCGGCGTGCGCTCCGTCGTGTGCGAGACGTACGCCGCGATGCTGAACGCCGGCGTCACCCCGATCGTGCACGAGTTCGGCTCGCTCGGCTGCTCGGGCGACCTCGCACCGCTGGCCCACGTGGCGCTGGCCGCGATGGGCGAGAGCGAGGTGCGCGACGCCCTGGGCCGGCGAGTGCCCGCGGCATCCGCCCTCGACGCCGCAGGAATCGCCCCGCTCGCGCTCCGCGAGAAGGAGGGGCTCGCCCTCATCAACGGCACCGACGGGATGCTCGGCACGCTCGCGCTCGCCCTGCACGACCTGGGCGCGCTGCTGACGACGGCCGACGTCGCCGCGGCCATGAGCGTCGAGGGGCTGCTCGGCACCGACGCCGTCTTCGCCGACGACCTGCAGGCGCTGCGGCCGCACCCCGGGCAGGCCGCGTCGGCGGCGAACCTGCGCGCGATGCTCGCCGGATCGCCGATCATGGACAGCCACCGCGGTCCGGAGTGCACGCGCGTGCAGGACGCGTACTCGCTGCGCTGCGCGCCCCAGGTGCACGGCGCGGCGCGCGACACCCTCGCCCACGCGGCATCCGTCGCCCGGGCCGAGCTCGCGAGCGCGGTCGACAACCCCGTGCTCACGCCCGACGGACGGGTCGAATCGAACGGCAACTTCCATGGGGCACCGGTCGCGTACGTGCTCGACTTCCTCGCGATCGCGGTGGCCGACGTCGCCTCGATGAGCGAGCGGCGCACCGACCGGTTCCTCGACCGCGCGCGCAACCACGGGCTGCCGCCGTTCCTCGCGCACGAGGTCGGCGTCGACTCGGGGCTGATGATCGCGCAGTACACCGCGGCGGGCATCGTGTCGGAGCTGAAGCGCCTGGCGGTGCCGGCGTCGGCGGACTCGATCCCGTCGTCGGCCATGCAGGAGGACCACGTGTCGATGGGCTGGGCGGCCGCGCGCAAGCTCCGGCGCGCGCTCGACGGGCTCACCCGCGTGCTCGCGATCGAGGTCATGACGGCGACGCGCGGGCTCGCGCTGCGCGCTCCGCTGGCGCCCGCGGCCGGCACCGGTGCGGTCGCGGGGCTCGTCTCCGGGGTCGTGCCGGGGCCCGGTGCCGATCGGTTCCTCGCACCCGAGATCGAGGCCGTCGTGGGGCTCGTCGGCGACGGTTCGGTCGTGGTGGCGGCCGGTGGTGCGGTCGGGCCGCTGCGCTGA